Proteins encoded within one genomic window of Bombina bombina isolate aBomBom1 chromosome 1, aBomBom1.pri, whole genome shotgun sequence:
- the ARL13A gene encoding ADP-ribosylation factor-like protein 13A, with the protein MFHFLSHCWRWVQIKQEPIRRVTILVLGLENSGKSSIIRVIRRVPPCHVSSSPTDPHRTDLRLDHFDLTLLELPGGLKGRTSWRFHYPYAHALMFVVDASDPGRMQEVACVLASVLRHPRVSGKPLLILANKQDKSCAILPSEVIELLSLETLVNESQTHCRIEPCSAGTNFHSHHDWAILKGLRWILKSVSLSYPILSARVLQESAELKDSLKASRRTQVDRALPGWEVPRDNITDLVQFKSFPGEKKRPLKPIQNILSQTGHSMNNVKKRRRKVRVKETGQLQELKEGEDNKKWKSEPKGSPSSKAQQTHVIGHRALIQPEEQPSDQTAGLKKKKKKRKLIQKNQIKSQEIEANTRDTGNTFDLYRKAMQALKLKQEQQRARSEHGTQENNPHR; encoded by the exons ATGTTTCATTTCCTATCTCACTGCTGGCGCTGGGTTCAAATAAAGCAGGAGCCAATAAG ACGAGTGACAATTCTGGTTCTTGGTCTGGAAAATTCAGGGAAAAGTTCAATTATTAGAGTAATTCGAAGAG TCCCTCCCTGTCATGTCTCATCTTCCCCCACTGATCCTCATAGGACAGATCTTCGATTGGACCACTTTGATCTGACTTTGCTGGAGCTGCCAGGAGGGCTCAAGGGACGCACCAGTTGGAGGTTTCATTACCCATATGCACATGCTTTGATGTTTGTTGTGGATGCCAGTGATCCAGGTCGTATGCAAGAGGTGGCCTGTGTCCTGGCCAGTGTCCTGAGGCACCCCAGAGTGTCCGGAAAACCACTGCTAAT ATTGGCAAATAAGCAGGACAAGTCATGCGCTATTCTTCCCAGTGAAGTCATCGAGTTGCTGTCACTAGAGACACTGGTGAATGAGAGCCAGACACACTGCAGAATT GAACCGTGTTCTGCTGGCACCAACTTTCATTCACACCATGACTGGGCCATCCTGAAGGGGCTACGCTGGATCCTAAAATCTGTGTCCCTCAGTTACCCCATACTGAGCGCACGAGTGCTGCAGGAGAGTGCAGAGCTGAAAGACAGTCTAAAAGCATCAAGGAGGACACAAGTTGATAG GGCCCTGCCTGGCTGGGAAGTTCCTCGTGACAACATCACAGACCTGGTGCAATTTAAATCATTCCCAGGGGAGAAAAAGAGACCTCTGAAACCGATCCAGAATATCTTGTCACAG ACTGGTCACAGTATGAACAATGTAAAGAAGAGGAGAAGGAAGGTCAGAGTGAAGGAGACTGGACAACTCCAGGAACTGAAAGAGGGAGAGGATAACAAGAAATGGAAATCTGAGCCGAAGGGGTCTCCCTCCAGCAAAGCTCAGCAAACACATGTAATAGGACACAGGGCATTAATCCAGCCTGAAGAACAGCCCAGTGACCAGACTGCTG gtttaaaaaagaaaaagaagaaaagaaaactgaTTCAGAAGAATCAAATCAAATCACAAGAGATTGAAGCCAATACTAGAGACACAGGCAACACTTTTG ATCTTTACCGCAAAGCAATGCAGGCGCTAAAACTGAAACAAGAGCAGCAGAGAGCGAGATCAGAACATGGAACCCAAGAGAATAATCCACATCGCTGA